One stretch of Nicotiana tabacum cultivar K326 chromosome 18, ASM71507v2, whole genome shotgun sequence DNA includes these proteins:
- the LOC107788391 gene encoding uncharacterized protein LOC107788391 isoform X4 has translation MTVKHPMDALSILRIKGGSFDLVVVDVHMPDMNGFELQQVITDEFELPVVLMSADDKEGTILKGLDGGAAFFLKPISVDDLRDLWQYTLLQKKKGKRVVLEEIDCLEKSSNCNKKSLHEVGESASSINENYYQHIKKEKSKRKPARTQRNADKDNSGNSAALFKKAKVVWTSSLHNKFLEAIRDIGFDKAVPKKILDQMKVPGLTRENVASHLQKYRIFLERVSDACCRIQAADTNLAIKAVQSTFASGMLSQEKIGLQKQFSENTTNPRSLIHTANNGSSSFRTQQTRQAIPLGYEQAQLFLNEGILGNITHSNEIPLYKANQLTSTMKANNYQTGTSAYEDISSQLMNGTTSTQVRRMLSRVPANRLSDRNLLALGTNGITKHATLNGNLNFLHDGFADDQCGTNFTQNNDADEASTLFAGLMNFIGKSQHDSEQCLAQEASSSVGFDGEKQCSAILSDHIDEDTSMQLPSFVNDVCRGQEVDATLNPVCNFSEFHNINATQQSRGIGDLSVPFVNQGNVQPHQQQEHIGHSEPAEDGMSQLHNVFSYPTEQCKNEQFLELVLASSPYEGDQNPDGL, from the exons ATGACTGTCAAACATCCAATGGATGCTTTGTCTATACTTCGGATCAAAGGCGGCTCTTTTGATCTCGTTGTCGTCGATGTGCACATGCCTGATATGAATGGCTTTGAACTTCAACAAGTGATAACCGACGAATTTGAGCTACCTGTTGTTT TGATGTCAGCTGATGACAAAGAAGGTACGATCCTGAAAGGACTAGACGGTGGGGCTGCATTTTTCCTTAAGCCTATATCAGTAGATGATCTAAGAGATCTATGGCAGTACACACTGTTGCAGAAGAAGAAAGGTAAAAGAGTTGTTCTTGAGGAAATCGATTGTTTGGAGAAAAGTTCCAATTGCAATAAGAAAAGCCTTCATGAAGTCGGAGAATCTGCATCATCTATCAATGAAAATTACTATCAACATATCAAGAAGGAAAAATCTAAGAGGAAACCTGCAAGAACACAGAGGAATGCTGATAAAGATAACAGTGGTAATTCTGCTGCACTATTTAAAAAGGCTAAGGTTGTGTGGACAAGTTCACTACACAACAAGTTCTTGGAAGCCATCAGAGACATTGGATTTGACA AAGCTGTGCCAAAAAAGATTCTTGATCAAATGAAAGTCCCTGGATTAACTAGAGAAAATGTTGCCAGCCATTTGCAG AAATATCGTATTTTCTTGGAACGAGTCTCTGATGCATGCTGTAGAATACAAGCTGCTGACACAAACTTAGCCATTAAGGCTGTTCAATCAACTTTTGCATCAGGAATGCTCAGTCAGGAAAAAATTGGACTGCAGAAACAGTTCTCTGAAAACACCACTAACCCCCGGTCATTGATTCACACTGCAAACAACGGCAGTTCGTCTTTCAGAACCCAGCAAACAAGACAAGCTATACCGTTAGGATATGAACAAGCACAGTTGTTTCTCAATGAAGGTATTTTGGGTAATATAACACATAGCAATGAGATTCCACTGTATAAGGCGAATCAGTTGACTAGCACAATGAAAGCAAACAACTATCAAACGGGAACATCGGCttatgaagatatttcatctcaGCTCATGAATGGTACTACTTCAACTCAAGTTCGTAGAATGCTTTCTAGAGTTCCTGCCAATAGGTTATCTGATAGGAACTTACTAGCATTAGGGACCAATGGTATCACAAAGCACGCTACCCTTAACGGGAATTTGAACTTTCTTCATGATGGCTTTGCTGATGACCAGTGTGGTACCAATTTCACCCAAAATAACGATGCTGATGAGGCATCTACTCTTTTTGCTGGTCTCATGAACTTCATTGGTAAAAGCCAACATGACTCTGAACAATGTTTGGCTCAAGAGGCATCTTCTTCGGTTGGATTTGATGGAGAAAAGCAATGCTCTGCCATATTGTCTGATCATATTGATGAAGACACTTCTATGCAACTACCATCATTTGTTAACGATGTTTGCAGGGGGCAAGAAGTCGATGCTACGCTCAATCCAGTATGTAACTTTTCTGAGTTTCACAACATTAATGCTACACAGCAATCACGAGGCATTGGTGATCTTAGTGTTCCTTTCGTGAATCAAGGGAACGTTCAACCTCATCAG CAACAAGAGCACATAGGTCATAGTGAACCTGCGGAGGATGGCATGTCTCAGCTCCATAATGTCTTCTCATATCCTACTGAG CAATGTAAAAATGAACAGTTTTTGGAGCTGGTGCTTGCTTCAAGCCCTTATGAAGGTGATCAAAACCCAGACGGACTTTAA
- the LOC107788391 gene encoding uncharacterized protein LOC107788391 isoform X3 gives MTVKHPMDALSILRIKGGSFDLVVVDVHMPDMNGFELQQVITDEFELPVVLMSADDKEGTILKGLDGGAAFFLKPISVDDLRDLWQYTLLQKKKGKRVVLEEIDCLEKSSNCNKKSLHEVGESASSINENYYQHIKKEKSKRKPARTQRNADKDNSGNSAALFKKAKVVWTSSLHNKFLEAIRDIGFDKAVPKKILDQMKVPGLTRENVASHLQKYRIFLERVSDACCRIQAADTNLAIKAVQSTFASGMLSQEKIGLQKQFSENTTNPRSLIHTANNGSSSFRTQQTRQAIPLGYEQAQLFLNEGILGNITHSNEIPLYKANQLTSTMKANNYQTGTSAYEDISSQLMNGTTSTQVRRMLSRVPANRLSDRNLLALGTNGITKHATLNGNLNFLHDGFADDQCGTNFTQNNDADEASTLFAGLMNFIGKSQHDSEQCLAQEASSSVGFDGEKQCSAILSDHIDEDTSMQLPSFVNDVCRGQEVDATLNPVCNFSEFHNINATQQSRGIGDLSVPFVNQGNVQPHQQSGEDYLQWFGQIPFKQQEHIGHSEPAEDGMSQLHNVFSYPTEQCKNEQFLELVLASSPYEGDQNPDGL, from the exons ATGACTGTCAAACATCCAATGGATGCTTTGTCTATACTTCGGATCAAAGGCGGCTCTTTTGATCTCGTTGTCGTCGATGTGCACATGCCTGATATGAATGGCTTTGAACTTCAACAAGTGATAACCGACGAATTTGAGCTACCTGTTGTTT TGATGTCAGCTGATGACAAAGAAGGTACGATCCTGAAAGGACTAGACGGTGGGGCTGCATTTTTCCTTAAGCCTATATCAGTAGATGATCTAAGAGATCTATGGCAGTACACACTGTTGCAGAAGAAGAAAGGTAAAAGAGTTGTTCTTGAGGAAATCGATTGTTTGGAGAAAAGTTCCAATTGCAATAAGAAAAGCCTTCATGAAGTCGGAGAATCTGCATCATCTATCAATGAAAATTACTATCAACATATCAAGAAGGAAAAATCTAAGAGGAAACCTGCAAGAACACAGAGGAATGCTGATAAAGATAACAGTGGTAATTCTGCTGCACTATTTAAAAAGGCTAAGGTTGTGTGGACAAGTTCACTACACAACAAGTTCTTGGAAGCCATCAGAGACATTGGATTTGACA AAGCTGTGCCAAAAAAGATTCTTGATCAAATGAAAGTCCCTGGATTAACTAGAGAAAATGTTGCCAGCCATTTGCAG AAATATCGTATTTTCTTGGAACGAGTCTCTGATGCATGCTGTAGAATACAAGCTGCTGACACAAACTTAGCCATTAAGGCTGTTCAATCAACTTTTGCATCAGGAATGCTCAGTCAGGAAAAAATTGGACTGCAGAAACAGTTCTCTGAAAACACCACTAACCCCCGGTCATTGATTCACACTGCAAACAACGGCAGTTCGTCTTTCAGAACCCAGCAAACAAGACAAGCTATACCGTTAGGATATGAACAAGCACAGTTGTTTCTCAATGAAGGTATTTTGGGTAATATAACACATAGCAATGAGATTCCACTGTATAAGGCGAATCAGTTGACTAGCACAATGAAAGCAAACAACTATCAAACGGGAACATCGGCttatgaagatatttcatctcaGCTCATGAATGGTACTACTTCAACTCAAGTTCGTAGAATGCTTTCTAGAGTTCCTGCCAATAGGTTATCTGATAGGAACTTACTAGCATTAGGGACCAATGGTATCACAAAGCACGCTACCCTTAACGGGAATTTGAACTTTCTTCATGATGGCTTTGCTGATGACCAGTGTGGTACCAATTTCACCCAAAATAACGATGCTGATGAGGCATCTACTCTTTTTGCTGGTCTCATGAACTTCATTGGTAAAAGCCAACATGACTCTGAACAATGTTTGGCTCAAGAGGCATCTTCTTCGGTTGGATTTGATGGAGAAAAGCAATGCTCTGCCATATTGTCTGATCATATTGATGAAGACACTTCTATGCAACTACCATCATTTGTTAACGATGTTTGCAGGGGGCAAGAAGTCGATGCTACGCTCAATCCAGTATGTAACTTTTCTGAGTTTCACAACATTAATGCTACACAGCAATCACGAGGCATTGGTGATCTTAGTGTTCCTTTCGTGAATCAAGGGAACGTTCAACCTCATCAG CAATCAGGGGAGGACTATTTGCAATGGTTTGGCCAAATACCATTCAAG CAACAAGAGCACATAGGTCATAGTGAACCTGCGGAGGATGGCATGTCTCAGCTCCATAATGTCTTCTCATATCCTACTGAG CAATGTAAAAATGAACAGTTTTTGGAGCTGGTGCTTGCTTCAAGCCCTTATGAAGGTGATCAAAACCCAGACGGACTTTAA